Proteins from a single region of Lelliottia sp. JS-SCA-14:
- the ycaO gene encoding 30S ribosomal protein S12 methylthiotransferase accessory factor YcaO yields the protein MTQTFIPGKDAALEDSIARFQQKLTDLGFNIEEASWLNPVPHVWSVHIRDTDCALCFTNGKGATKKAALASALGEYFERLSTNYFFADFWLGDTIANGPFVHYPNEKWFPLTEDDELPEGILDARLRKFYDPDNELTAGMLVDLQSGNDERGICALPFTRQSDDQTVYIPMNIVGNLYVSNGMSAGNTRNEARVQGLSEVFERHIKNRIIAESISLPEIPNEVLARYPGVVESIAKLEAEGFPIFAYDGSLGGKYPVICVVLFNPANGTCFASFGAHPDFGVALERTVTELLQGRSLKDLDVFTPPTFDDEEVGEHTNLETHFIDSSGLISWDMFKQDADYPFVDWNFSGTTEEEFATLMAIFKAEDKEVYIADYEHLSVYACRIIVPGMSDIYPAEDLWLANNSMGSHLRETLLALPGSEWDKEDYLNLIAQLDDEGHDDLTRVRELLGLATGKDNGWYTLRVGELKSMLALAGGDLDQALAWTEWTIEYNQSVFSPERANYYRCLQTLLLLSQEEDRQPLQYLNAFVRMYGAEAVEAASAALSGEAPFYGLQAVDKDLKAFPAHQSLLKAYEKLQRAKAAYWSK from the coding sequence ATGACTCAAACATTTATCCCCGGCAAAGACGCCGCACTGGAAGATTCCATCGCTCGCTTCCAGCAAAAACTGACCGACCTGGGTTTTAATATCGAAGAAGCCTCCTGGCTCAACCCGGTTCCTCACGTCTGGTCTGTGCATATTCGCGACACCGACTGTGCGCTGTGCTTTACCAACGGTAAAGGCGCCACCAAAAAAGCGGCTCTCGCTTCTGCCCTGGGTGAGTATTTTGAGCGCCTGTCCACCAACTATTTCTTCGCCGATTTCTGGCTGGGCGATACCATCGCCAACGGCCCGTTCGTGCACTATCCGAACGAAAAATGGTTCCCGCTGACGGAAGATGACGAGCTGCCGGAAGGCATTCTCGACGCGCGTCTGCGCAAGTTCTACGATCCTGATAATGAACTGACCGCCGGCATGCTGGTGGATCTGCAGTCTGGCAACGACGAGCGTGGCATCTGCGCCCTGCCGTTCACCCGCCAGTCTGACGATCAGACCGTCTACATCCCGATGAACATCGTCGGCAACCTGTATGTCTCCAACGGCATGTCCGCCGGTAACACCCGCAACGAAGCCCGCGTGCAAGGTCTGTCTGAGGTGTTTGAGCGTCATATCAAAAACCGCATTATCGCTGAGTCCATCAGCCTGCCGGAGATCCCAAACGAGGTGCTGGCGCGCTATCCGGGTGTGGTGGAATCCATCGCCAAACTGGAAGCAGAAGGTTTCCCAATCTTCGCTTATGACGGCTCTCTGGGTGGCAAATACCCGGTGATCTGCGTCGTTCTGTTTAACCCGGCGAACGGCACCTGCTTCGCTTCGTTTGGCGCACACCCGGACTTCGGCGTGGCGCTGGAACGTACCGTCACCGAGCTGCTGCAGGGCCGTAGCCTGAAAGATCTCGACGTCTTTACCCCGCCAACGTTTGACGACGAAGAAGTGGGCGAACACACCAACCTCGAAACCCACTTCATCGATTCCAGCGGTTTGATCTCCTGGGATATGTTCAAGCAGGACGCGGACTATCCGTTCGTGGACTGGAATTTCTCCGGCACTACGGAAGAAGAGTTCGCCACGCTGATGGCCATCTTCAAAGCGGAAGATAAAGAAGTGTACATCGCGGATTACGAGCACCTGAGCGTCTATGCGTGCCGCATTATCGTTCCGGGCATGTCCGACATCTATCCGGCGGAAGATCTGTGGCTGGCGAACAACAGCATGGGCAGCCATCTGCGTGAAACGCTGCTGGCGCTGCCGGGCAGTGAGTGGGACAAAGAGGATTATCTGAACCTGATCGCCCAACTGGACGACGAAGGCCACGACGATCTCACCCGCGTGCGTGAGCTGCTGGGTCTGGCAACCGGCAAAGACAACGGCTGGTACACCCTGCGTGTTGGCGAGCTGAAATCGATGCTGGCCCTGGCCGGTGGCGATCTGGATCAGGCCCTGGCCTGGACGGAATGGACTATCGAATACAACCAGTCCGTCTTCAGCCCGGAGCGCGCCAATTATTACCGCTGCCTGCAAACGCTGCTGTTGCTCTCTCAGGAAGAAGATCGTCAGCCGCTGCAATACCTGAATGCCTTCGTACGTATGTACGGCGCAGAGGCTGTCGAAGCGGCAAGCGCCGCGCTGAGCGGTGAAGCGCCGTTCTACGGCCTTCAGGCGGTTGATAAAGATCTGAAAGCCTTCCCGGCACATCAGTCGCTGCTGAAAGCTTATGAAAAACTGCAGCGTGCGAAAGCCGCTTACTGGTCAAAATAA
- a CDS encoding M48 family metallopeptidase has product MNNRKLLLSLAIAATLLSGCKNMGGVDANGLASAGMSAYQAATLTDADAKAIANGGCKELDSQNDIAGASSKYTKRINKIAKALGNNINGTPVNYKVYLTSDINAWAMANGCVRVYSSLMDMMTDNEIEGVLGHELGHVALGHSRKAMQTAYATVAARDAVSATSGVAAQLTQSQLGDIAEGAINSAFSRSQESEADDFSYDLLKKRKISTAGLASSFDKLAALDGAHAKSLFDSHPPSAERAQHIRDRIAADKK; this is encoded by the coding sequence ATGAATAATCGTAAACTGCTTTTATCGCTGGCGATTGCTGCCACGCTGCTTTCTGGCTGTAAAAACATGGGCGGCGTCGATGCAAATGGGCTCGCCAGCGCCGGGATGTCCGCCTATCAGGCCGCTACCCTCACGGATGCTGATGCAAAAGCAATCGCCAACGGCGGCTGTAAGGAGCTGGACAGCCAAAATGATATTGCTGGCGCTTCAAGCAAATACACTAAGCGTATCAATAAAATAGCTAAGGCGTTGGGCAATAATATTAACGGCACACCCGTCAACTATAAGGTGTATTTGACCAGCGATATCAATGCCTGGGCGATGGCAAATGGTTGCGTCCGTGTATACAGCAGCCTGATGGATATGATGACAGACAACGAAATTGAAGGTGTGCTGGGTCATGAGCTAGGGCATGTGGCGTTAGGTCATTCCCGTAAAGCGATGCAGACAGCTTATGCCACCGTAGCGGCTCGCGATGCCGTCTCTGCAACCAGCGGGGTGGCGGCTCAGCTTACGCAATCGCAGTTAGGTGATATTGCCGAAGGGGCAATAAACTCTGCGTTTTCGCGTAGTCAGGAATCAGAAGCCGATGATTTCTCTTATGATCTGCTCAAAAAACGCAAAATCAGTACTGCGGGCTTAGCCAGTAGCTTCGACAAACTGGCTGCGCTCGACGGCGCTCATGCCAAATCCCTGTTTGATTCACATCCGCCTTCGGCTGAACGTGCCCAGCATATCCGCGATCGTATTGCGGCAGACAAGAAGTAA
- the aroA gene encoding 3-phosphoshikimate 1-carboxyvinyltransferase, whose translation MESLTLQPIARVDGTINLPGSKSVSNRALLLAALANGTTVLTNLLDSDDVRHMLNALKALGVHYTLSADRTRCEVTGNGGALQTTEELELFLGNAGTAMRPLAAALCLGSNNIVLTGEPRMKERPIGHLVDALRQGGAHIDYLEQENYPPLRLRGGFTGGEVAVDGSVSSQFLTALLMTAPLAPQDTVITIKGELVSKPYIDITLHLMKTFGVEVENQAYQRFVVRGGQEYQSPGNYLVEGDASSASYFLAAGAIKGGTVKVTGIGRNSVQGDIRFADVLEKMGAEITWGDDFIACTRGELNAIDMDMNHIPDAAMTIATAALFANGTTTLRNIYNWRVKETDRLFAMATELRKVGAEVEEGEDYIRVTPPANLQVAEIGTYNDHRMAMCFSLVALSDTPVTILDPKCTAKTFPDYFEQLARISTLA comes from the coding sequence ATGGAATCCCTGACGTTACAACCGATCGCGCGGGTAGATGGCACCATCAATCTGCCTGGTTCAAAAAGTGTCTCGAACCGCGCCCTGCTGCTGGCTGCTCTGGCAAACGGCACCACCGTCCTCACCAATCTGCTGGACAGTGATGACGTTCGCCACATGCTGAATGCGCTGAAAGCGTTAGGTGTTCACTACACACTGTCAGCCGATCGTACGCGTTGTGAAGTGACAGGCAACGGCGGAGCGCTGCAAACGACCGAAGAACTTGAGCTGTTTCTCGGTAACGCAGGTACGGCGATGCGTCCGCTGGCGGCCGCGCTGTGTCTGGGTAGCAACAATATTGTGCTGACCGGCGAGCCACGCATGAAGGAGCGCCCGATTGGCCATCTGGTGGATGCCCTGCGTCAGGGCGGCGCGCACATTGATTATCTGGAGCAGGAAAATTATCCGCCACTGCGCCTGCGCGGTGGATTTACGGGCGGTGAAGTGGCTGTGGATGGTAGCGTGTCCAGCCAGTTCCTGACGGCGCTGCTGATGACGGCTCCACTGGCCCCGCAGGATACGGTGATTACCATCAAAGGCGAGCTGGTTTCTAAGCCTTACATCGATATCACCCTGCATCTGATGAAGACCTTTGGCGTTGAAGTTGAAAACCAGGCGTATCAGCGCTTTGTGGTGCGCGGTGGGCAGGAGTACCAGTCGCCGGGCAACTACCTGGTGGAAGGCGATGCGTCATCTGCGTCCTATTTCCTCGCGGCGGGCGCGATTAAGGGCGGCACCGTTAAAGTCACCGGTATCGGTCGTAACAGCGTTCAGGGCGATATTCGCTTTGCCGACGTGCTGGAAAAAATGGGTGCCGAAATCACCTGGGGTGATGACTTTATCGCTTGCACGCGCGGTGAGCTGAACGCGATCGATATGGACATGAACCATATCCCTGATGCGGCGATGACTATTGCCACGGCAGCGCTGTTTGCCAACGGCACCACTACGCTGCGCAATATCTACAACTGGCGTGTGAAAGAGACCGATCGCCTGTTCGCGATGGCGACGGAGCTGCGTAAAGTGGGTGCCGAAGTGGAAGAGGGCGAAGACTATATTCGCGTGACACCGCCGGCCAACCTGCAGGTCGCTGAAATTGGTACTTACAACGATCACCGCATGGCGATGTGTTTCTCGCTGGTGGCGTTGTCTGATACACCGGTCACTATTCTTGATCCGAAATGCACCGCGAAAACCTTCCCGGATTATTTCGAGCAGCTGGCGCGCATCAGTACGCTTGCCTGA
- the cmk gene encoding (d)CMP kinase yields the protein MTAIAPVITIDGPSGAGKGTLCKAMAEALQWHLLDSGAIYRVLALAALHHHVDVASEEALVPLAAHLDVRFVSTNGNLEVILEGEDVSGEIRTQEVANAASQVAAFPRVREALLRRQRAFREAPGLIADGRDMGTVVFPDAPVKIFLDASSEERAQRRMLQLQENGFSVNFERLLSEIKERDDRDRNRAVAPLVPADDALVLDSTRLTIEQVIEKALQYARQKLALA from the coding sequence ATGACAGCAATTGCCCCGGTAATTACCATTGATGGGCCAAGCGGTGCAGGTAAAGGCACCTTGTGCAAAGCGATGGCGGAAGCATTGCAATGGCATCTTTTAGACTCAGGAGCAATCTATCGCGTTCTGGCGTTAGCGGCACTGCATCATCATGTGGATGTGGCTTCTGAAGAAGCACTAGTCCCGCTGGCAGCACATCTTGACGTCCGCTTCGTCTCGACGAATGGCAATCTTGAGGTCATCCTTGAAGGGGAAGACGTCAGCGGTGAGATCCGCACCCAGGAAGTGGCGAATGCTGCATCACAGGTGGCTGCGTTCCCGCGCGTTCGCGAGGCGCTGCTGCGTCGTCAGCGTGCGTTCCGAGAAGCGCCTGGTCTGATAGCGGACGGTCGTGACATGGGAACCGTGGTATTTCCTGATGCGCCTGTGAAGATTTTCCTTGACGCTTCTTCGGAAGAGCGCGCGCAACGTCGTATGCTTCAGTTGCAGGAAAATGGCTTTAGTGTTAACTTTGAACGCCTTTTATCCGAGATAAAAGAGCGCGATGACCGCGATCGGAATCGTGCTGTAGCGCCACTTGTTCCGGCAGACGATGCTTTAGTGCTCGATTCTACCCGTTTAACTATTGAGCAAGTGATTGAAAAAGCGTTACAATACGCGCGCCAGAAATTGGCACTCGCTTAA
- the serC gene encoding 3-phosphoserine/phosphohydroxythreonine transaminase, giving the protein MAQVFNFSSGPAMLPADVLKQAQQELCDWQGLGTSVMEISHRGKEFIQVAEEAEKDFRDLLNIPSNYKVLFCHGGGRGQFAGIPLNLLGDKTTADYVDAGYWAASAVKEAKKYCTPNVIDAKITVDGLRGVTPMSEWQLSDNAAYLHYCPNETIDGIAIHEEPNFGDNVIVTADLSSTILSGPLDVSRYGVIYAGAQKNIGPAGLTLVIVREDLLGKAHQACPSILDYTVLNDNDSMFNTPPTFAWYLSGLVFKWLKKNGGVAQMDKINQQKATLLYSVIDGSDFYRNDVAKANRSRMNVPFQLADSQLDKVFLEESFAAGLHALKGHRVVGGMRASIYNAMPLEGVKALTDFMVDFERRHG; this is encoded by the coding sequence ATGGCTCAGGTCTTTAATTTCAGTTCAGGTCCGGCAATGCTACCGGCGGATGTGCTTAAACAAGCTCAGCAGGAGCTTTGCGACTGGCAGGGTCTTGGTACATCGGTGATGGAAATCAGCCACCGTGGAAAAGAGTTTATCCAGGTTGCTGAAGAGGCAGAAAAGGATTTTCGCGATCTGCTGAATATCCCCTCGAACTACAAAGTATTGTTCTGCCACGGCGGCGGGCGCGGTCAGTTTGCGGGTATTCCACTGAACCTGCTGGGTGATAAAACGACAGCGGATTACGTCGATGCCGGTTACTGGGCCGCCAGCGCGGTGAAAGAAGCCAAAAAATACTGCACCCCGAATGTTATCGACGCGAAAATTACCGTCGATGGTCTGCGTGGTGTCACCCCGATGAGTGAATGGCAGCTGTCAGACAATGCGGCGTACCTTCACTACTGCCCGAACGAAACCATCGACGGGATCGCCATTCACGAAGAGCCGAATTTTGGCGACAACGTCATCGTGACCGCTGATTTATCTTCCACCATTCTCTCTGGCCCGCTGGATGTCAGCCGCTACGGCGTGATTTACGCTGGCGCGCAGAAAAACATCGGCCCGGCCGGGCTGACGCTGGTCATTGTTCGTGAAGACCTGTTAGGTAAAGCGCATCAGGCCTGTCCGTCGATTCTCGACTACACCGTCCTGAACGATAACGACTCCATGTTCAACACCCCGCCGACCTTTGCCTGGTATCTTTCTGGCCTGGTCTTTAAATGGCTGAAGAAAAATGGCGGCGTGGCGCAGATGGACAAGATTAATCAGCAGAAAGCGACTCTGCTGTACAGCGTAATTGACGGCAGTGATTTCTACCGCAATGACGTGGCCAAAGCGAACCGTTCCCGCATGAACGTGCCGTTCCAGCTTGCCGACAGCCAACTCGACAAAGTGTTCCTCGAAGAGTCCTTCGCTGCAGGTCTGCACGCGCTGAAAGGCCACCGCGTGGTGGGCGGCATGCGTGCTTCCATCTACAACGCGATGCCGCTCGAAGGTGTTAAAGCGCTGACTGATTTTATGGTCGACTTCGAACGTCGCCACGGTTAA
- a CDS encoding DUF421 domain-containing protein: MKAFDLHRMAFDKVPLEFLGEVALRSLYTFILVFLFLKITGRRGVRQMSLFEVLIILTLGSAAGDVAFYDDVPMIPVLIVFVTLGLLYRLVMWLMSKSEKIEDLLEGKPVVIVEEGQLAWEKVRSANMTEFEFFMELRLNSVEQLGQVRLAIMETNGQISVYYYDDADVKPGLCILPDEYVERFTTVPEAGEYACRRCSHVLTMQPGDHQLCPRCANPVWTKVSRAKRVT, encoded by the coding sequence ATGAAAGCGTTCGATCTTCACCGGATGGCGTTCGACAAAGTGCCGCTGGAGTTTTTAGGCGAAGTGGCGTTGCGCAGTCTCTATACCTTTATCTTGGTCTTTCTGTTTCTCAAAATCACCGGACGGCGCGGCGTGCGGCAGATGTCGCTGTTCGAGGTGCTGATCATCCTCACCCTCGGTTCTGCGGCGGGTGACGTGGCCTTTTACGACGATGTGCCGATGATTCCGGTGCTGATTGTGTTTGTCACCCTGGGTTTGCTCTATCGCCTGGTGATGTGGCTGATGTCGAAAAGTGAAAAAATCGAGGATCTGCTGGAAGGGAAACCAGTGGTGATTGTCGAAGAGGGCCAATTGGCCTGGGAGAAAGTTCGCAGCGCGAATATGACGGAATTTGAGTTTTTCATGGAGCTGCGCTTAAACAGCGTGGAACAGCTGGGGCAGGTGCGGCTGGCGATCATGGAAACCAACGGGCAGATCAGTGTCTATTACTACGACGATGCGGACGTCAAGCCAGGCCTCTGTATTTTGCCGGATGAATACGTTGAACGATTTACCACCGTTCCCGAAGCAGGGGAGTATGCCTGTCGACGCTGCAGCCATGTGCTTACGATGCAGCCGGGTGATCACCAACTCTGCCCTCGCTGTGCAAATCCAGTATGGACGAAGGTGAGTCGGGCGAAACGCGTCACCTGA